AATGAGACGCCAAATGCGTTTGCAAAACGACACCATAATCAGCTATGCGCTTGATGAATTACGGAACTGAAAATTGGCCCAATTAGTGGGGGAAGGTCAGGATCATCCATTCCTTAGCTACTCTACGCTTTAACTGCTTTGTATCCATAGACCCTCCAATACCTTTTTGGAAGCGACCCTAGCCCTTCAATTTCATATTTATGAACTCTACTTCATTCTCTCTATTCTAATACCCATTTTATTCCCTTCATGTGAACATGACATTAAAGATGAAACTAGAATCGTAATGATTGACGTTAACGCGATGATACTCGTTGCCACTACTAGCCATTTAGTCCACTTTAGCGAGTTCCTAGTTAAATCGAGCGATTCTTTAAAACCATTCCACGTCCTCTCATAATCTTTGATTTTCATAAGTTCTGGGAAAAAATTGGGATGCTCTTTTTCGATGATCTTTAGCGCTTCCACACCTTCACTCCACTGGCTTTCATCTTTCACAGTTTCCGCTTTCGATGTAACCCACAACTCATGGACTTTTTCTGCGTCAAGAGAACGTGATGCACCCATGATTTTTCCTGCAAGCGTCCTTGCATCTTGCGATAATTTTTTACGATCTTCCTCCAACATGTCTCGTAAAGCAGCAAGGCCTATGTTCTTTATAAAATCACCCCTATGTTCATCTTTGTTCATATCTCCCCCTTAAAATAAACAGGCATCGCAAATACATTAATCCTTTAATGTTGTCCTTTTCGATACAATAAAATATCTCCGACATTACCTTTTGGCATATGCCCTCCTTCTTTCTTTATGTATGCGCGTATTCGGGGGGAAGGTCATTAACTACCTCGCTGTCCTTCTTCACGCCCCCCCATCCACCTTCCGCGGCACGCTGACGCAAGGATTTTTCATTTCCGACGAGGTGACCGCTGCTGAAGCTGCTTTCGGTCGGTCGAAACTGCCGACCGCTGCGAAAGCAGCTTCAGGTCGGTCACAGATCTATAACAAATGGAAATTGGTGCAAGGGGAAAGGGCAATAGAAAGGCGATTAGAGGCGATGGTGAGGCGATGATGGAGCGATGATAAGGCGATTAACTATCGCCTCATCAAGCCCCAGAGCATCTTGCTGACTTCGGTGAGCCGCGATTTGAGCGAGAGTGCAGCCATCGACGGCATGAGGCCGAAGGAACAGGCGAGATCAAGGCAGGCAGCGACTTCGACGGCTGAGGCGCGGGCGATTTCAAAAAAGCGGTGCCGTTCGGCAGCACTTTTGCGCGCGTTTCCTTCCGCAGTATTCAGGACCACTGAGGCCATGGCGCGGCGAAGCTGATCATATAGATAGCCAAGACCGCGGGGCCACCTGGCACCCTCCTTGCTTAACTCCTCTGCCAACTTAACTGACCTGCGGTAGCACTCCAGTTTTTCGTGCAACATAAAACCTCCTTGGTTCGGTTTTTATTCGTGCCTCCACCCTTTTGAGAGGCACGAAAAAAACCGAACCAAAAAGGAGACAGTCATGAATCACGAAAAACTGGAGTGCTACAGGCAGTTGGTTTCAATGGCAGAGGAAGTTGCAAGGAGGGTGACCAGGTGGCCCAGGGGACATGGCGATCTCGTCGATCAGCTTCGCCGCGCCATGACCTCGGCTGTTCTCAATCTATCGGAAGGAAACGGCAAGCAGAAGCGCGGGCTCGACAGGCGCCGTTTCTTCAGAATCGCGCTCGGTTCCATCACCGAAGTCGCAGCAGCCCTTGATCTTGCTCATGTCTTCGGCCTCATCCAGCCAGATGATTTGGCCTCTCTCAAATCCCGCCTTCGCCTCGCATACGTTCAGATCAGGGCGCTGCCATGAGCCCTGCTCTCTTTTCTCTTCTCTCTGTTGCTCAGTTCTCAGTTCTCTGGCTCTTTTCTCTGTTCTCTGAAGTTAACTGCGATGATTAAGCGATGGAGATGCGATGATAATGCGATGATGAAGCGATTAGAAAGCCAGCTCGCCTTCCATGATTGCGATCACGCTCGCGCCGGAGAGGAATTGGTCGAACAGCTCGTTGCCCGAGGGATTCTCCGGGATCGTGGTCTCGAGGCGCATGGTGATCGCGCCCTGGGAGAGCGGCTTCACGGTCTCGATCACGAGATCGGAGAGCTCAAAATCGACCAAGGCCGGGATCCCCTGCCTCGCGTCGTCGGCGGTCAGCTCGCCGAGCGCGACGCGGATGCGGAAGCCGACGCCCGCCAGATCGAGGCGCGCGCCGTCGAAGGTCCCCTTGGCCTCCGCCCCCTGGGCCCCGCTGACGATCATCGTGGCGGTGACACCGGAGGGGAGCTGCGGGATCTCCTCGCTGCGAAGGTACATGATCGCGTACGGGAAGTCGTCCATGCGGAGGGTCGCCTCGCCGCCCGCGACGGAGAACCTGATCGGCCCGGTGAGCTCGAGCAGCTTCGGCCCGCCGGGGGCCAGGTCCGGGATGTCGAGGGCGAAGCCCCCGGTGTAGCAGGCGACGCCGTTCCCCGGCGTGCATGTCGCGAACGCGCCGCCCGCCTCCTCCTCGCCATTCGGGCCCTTCACGGCGGTGCCGACCAGCTCCACGAAGAATATCCCCTCACCTGGATAGTCGTAAACCGCCTCGATGATCGCGCGCTGGTAGATCGGGCCCTCCTCCTCTTTTCCCACCTCGTCCGGGTGCTTGGGGATCCAGCGCTCCCTCTCGCCGGTCACCCACCCCCCGTAGGCGGCGAGCGACCGATTGAGATCCATGGGGGCATAGGTGATCGTCACCTGCAGCGAACTCCCCGGCGGGATGACCACGTCGGAGGTGCCCACCGCCTGGCCGCCGACCGTCATCCTGTCTATGCGGAAGTGGCCGGCCGAGTTGGAGCCGCGGTCGAAGCCTATGGCGCGCATGCGCTGTTCCCTGTCGCCCGACGAATTGGCGAGCACTATGGTCTTGGTCGTGCTCTCGGTGACCGCGGTCTTTGCAAACACCTCCGTCTGATACACGACGAACGAGCCCCCCTCGGAGCACGCGCAAAATACAATGAGGCTCAGTGCTATGCTGAGGACTCTGCCTATTTGTAATATGTTAGAATGCATAATTTTCGTAACTCGTAACTCGTGACTGGCGTATTCAACCAGTCACCAGTCACTAGTCACCAGTCACTAGTCACCAGTCACGGGTTTTCGTCCAGACGCACAGCGCCATCGCCGTGCGGCATCGGACCCAGGCATTTATCGGCCGGACCGGAGCAAAGTTGCGCGAAAAAAGGGCCCCGGTCCATTTGACCCGAATCAACTTAACTTAATAACTTCAATGGGTTATCTTTGACTATCCAGGAACGTCCTGGCGGCCGCCTGAACTTCGGGGTTGTCGACGAGGTCCACGGGGTATTTGCCGGTGAAGCACGCGTCGCAGAACCACTCGCGGCGTCCCTTCTTGTCGAACCAGTAGAGCCCGTCGTGCGAGAGGTAACCGAGCGAATCCGCGGTGATGAACTCGCGTATCTCCTCGACCGACTGGCTCGCGGCGATCAGCTCCTTGCGAGTGGGGGTGTCGATGCCGTAGAAGCACGGCCACGCGGTGGGGGGACTCGAGATGCGAACGTGCACCTGGCTCGCCCCCGCCCTGCGGATCATCTTCACGATCTTCATGCTGGTGGTCCCGCGCACGATCGAGTCGTCGATCACCACGACCCTCTTCCCCTTGAGGACCTCCTTCACCGAATTGAGCTTGATCCTCACTCCGAAGTGCCGGATCTCGCTCTTGGGCTCTATGAAGGTGCGGCCCACGTAGTGATTGCGTATGAGACCCATCTCAAACGGGATGCCGGACTCCTGGGAATAGCCTATCGCGGCCGGAACTCCGGAGTCGGGCACGGGAACGACGACGTCCGCCTCGACCGGATGCTCCTTCGCGAGCTGCCTGCCAAAGCCCTTGCGGATCGGGTAGACGTCGCGGTCGAAGACGTGGCTGTCGGGCCTGGCGAAATAGATGTACTCGAATATGCAGTGTTGCTTCTTCCTTCCCTCGCCGTTGAGTATGCCCTTGTGGGAGCGCATGCCCCCGTTCTCGAAGAGGACGATCTCGCCCGGCTCTACCTCGCGGAGATAGGTCGCGTCGATGAGGTCCAGCGCGCAGGTCTCGGAGACCGCGATGTACGACTCGCCGAGCTGGCCCAGGGCCAGGGGCCTGAACCCCGAAGGGTCGCGCGCCGCGATCATCGCGTTGTCGGCAAGAAAAACCAGGGAGTAAGCGCCCTGGACCCTGCGCAAGGCGCGCACGATCCTCTCGACGAGCGAGCCCTCCCTCTCGCGGGCGATCAGGTGCATGATCACCTCGCTGTCCATCGTCGACTGGAAGATGGAGCCCATCTTCTCGAGCTCGCCCCTCAAGGCCACCGCGTTGGTGAGGTTCCCGTTGTGCGCGATCGCCATGCTGCCTGTGCCGGTGTTCACCACGAACGGCTGGGCGTTCTCTATGCGGGAGCCGCCTGCGGTGGAGTAGCGGACGTGGCCTATGGCGTTTGCGCCCGCCAGCTCGGCTATGACCTCGCTCGTGAAGCAGTCGGCCACGTGGCCCATGGCCCTGTGCTGGAGGAACCGCCCGCGCGAGGAGGTGACTATGCCCGCGCTCTCCTGGCCGCGGTGCTGCTCCGCGTAGAGAGAGAGATAGGCGATGTTCGACGCCTCGCTATGATTGTGTACGCCGACTATTCCGCACATAAATTCCGTGACTCGTGACTCACCTGCCTGCCGGCAGGCAGGTGACTCGTTACTGGCGGTAAAGCCAGGGTCATTTCATGCCCACGAGATTCTCCAGGGCGGTGGACCAGCGCCTGTGGAGGTCCTGCACATCCACGGAGAGGAGGCCGCGGATCTCGAGCGCCCTCCCCCCGACCCTCCCGATCCTTTTGGCCGGCGCGCCGAGCTCTTTGGCGATCGCAATCACCGACTCGAGCGTTTTCCGATCGCAGGACACGAGGACCGCTGCCGCGCTCTCGCCGAAGAGAAGGATGTCGGGCCGCAGCCCGGATTCGAGCTCCACCTGCGCGCCCAGGACCCCCTCGCGGCCGGTGAGAGAGCACTCGGCAAGGGCGGCCGCGATACCGCCCTCGGAGAGGTCGTGCGCGGAGCGCGCGAGCCCGCGCCTGATGAGGGTGCGCACCGCGTTCTGGACCGCCTTCTCCCTGGCGAAATCTAGCTGCGGCGGCCTGCCGGCCACCATGCCGTGGATCACCTTGAGGTACTCGCTGCCGCCGAGGTCCGGCTCGTGCCAGCCTATGAGCACGATCTCGTCCCCCTCGCCCTTCCACCACGGAGTGCAGTGGGAATCCACATCGTCGATCACGCCGACCATCCCTATCGTGGGCGTGGGGTAGATCCCCTCGCCCTTGGTCTCGTTGTAGAAGCTAACGTTGCCGCCGGTGACCGGAGTGCCGAACTGGCGGCACGCCTCGCCCAGCCCTGCCACCGCCTGCTTGAACTGCCACATGATCTCGGGCCGCTCGGGGTTGCCGAAGTTGAGGCAGTTGGTAACCGCCACAGGCGTCGCGCCCACGCAGGAGACGTTTCGCGCCGACTCGGCGACCGCGAGAGCTGCCCCGGCGTACGGGTCGAGGTAGCAGAAGCGGCTCTGGCAATCGGTGGAGATGGCGATTCCCTTCTTCGTGCCCTTGAGCCTGACGAGCGCCGCGTCGGAGCCGGGCAGGACCACGCTGTTGGTCATGACCATGTGGTCGTACTGCTCCCACACCCACCTCTTGCAGGCGAGGTTGGGCGAGGTCATGAGACGGACGAAGGCCTCGGAGATGTCGGCCGGCTGCGGGACCGCGTCCGCATCGAGCCTCTGCACCTCGCGCTGCCAGCCCGGCTCGCGGTACGGCCTCTCGTAGCAGGGGGCCTGGTGGACGATCGGCGCGACCGGGATCTCGGCCACCCTGCAGCCGCCCTTAAGTATCGTCACCTTCCCGTCGTCGGTCACGCGCCCCACCACCGCACAGTCGAGGTCCCACTTCTCGAAGATCTTTCTGACCTCGTCCTCGCGGCCCCTCTTCGCCACGATGAGCATCCGCTCCTGCGACTCGCTGAGCATGATCTCGTAAGGGGTCATCGCGGTCTCGCGCATCGGGACGCGGTCGAGGTCGAGCTCCATCCCGCTGCCTGCGCGGTCGGCCATCTCGAACGACGAGCAGGTGAGCCCCGCAGCGCCCATGTCCTGGATGCCGACGATCGCGTCGGTGGCCATGAGCTCGAGGCACGCCTCGAGCAGGAGCTTCTCCGTGAACGGGTCGCCCACCTGGACCGTGGGCCTCTTCTCGTGCGAGGCGTCGTCGAACTCGTCCGAGGCCATGGTCGCGCCGTGAATGCCGTCGCGGCCCGTCCTGGAGCCGACGTAGATCACCGGGTTCCCGACCCCCGAGGCCTTTCCGAGGAAGATGCGGCTCGCGTCCATGATGCCGAGCGTGAAGGCGTTGACCAGGATGTTGCCGCTGTAGCACTCGTCGAACGCCACCTCGCCGCCGACGGTGGGGATTCCCATGGTGTTGCCGTAGCCCCCGATGCCCGCGACCACCCCGCGCACGAGATAGGGGGTCCTGGGATCGTCGGCCGCGCCGAAGCGCAGGCTGTTCATGTTCGCGATTGGGCGGGCCCCCATGGTGAATACGTCGCGCAGGATCCCGCCCACGCCCGTGGCCGCGCCCTGGTACGGCTCTATGAACGAGGGGTGGTTGTGGCTCTCGATCTTGAAGGCCACGGCGATCCCCTCGCCGATGTCGATGATGCCGGCGTTCTCGCCGGGCCCCTGCAGGACCCGCGGGCCCTCGGTGGGCAGCGTCCTGAGGTAGACCCTTGAGCTCTTGTAGGAGCAGTGCTCCGACCACATCACGGAGAATATGCCGAGCTCGGTGATGTTGGGCGTACGTCCCAGCACCTCCCTGATCCGGCCGTACTCGTCGCCGCTCAGCCCGTGCTCCGCGACCACCTCCGGGGTGATTTTGTCTGACATCGCTATCTCCTCGCGCTCGCCCATTCGACGATCGACTTGAACACCTTGAGCCCGTCGATGTTTCCGAGAGAGCCCTCGCTGCACCTCTCCGGGTGCGGCATCATCCCGAGCACGTTGCCCGCTTCGTTCACCACCCCCGCCACCGCCTCCATGGAGCCGTTGGGATTGTATTCGTCGGAGAGATCCCCCTCCGCGTCGCAATAGCGGAGGACGATCTGCTGCGACCTGTGCATCTTCGAGACCTCCCTCTTGTCGGCGAAGAAGTTGCCGTCCATGTGGGCGATCGGGATCCTGAGCACCTCGCCCTGCCTGCACGCGCAGGTGAACGGGGTGTCGGTCCTCTCGACCCTGACCCTCACGTCGCGGCAGATGAACTTGAGGTTGTCGTTGCGCATCATCACCCCGGGGAGGAGGCCCGCCTCCTGCAGGATCTGGAAGCCGTTGCATATGCCGATCACGAGCCCGCCCGATGCCGCGAACTCCTTCACCGAGTCCATGATCGGCGAACAGGCGGCCATCGCGCCGGAGCGCAGGTAGTCGCCGTAGGAGAATCCGCCCGGGAGGATGACGCAGTGCGAGCCGGCGAGGCTTCGCTCCTTGTGCCAGAGAAACTCCGCCTCATGGCCCAGGATGTCCCGGACGACGTGGCGGCAGTCGTGGTCGCAGTTGCTGCCCGGAAAGACGATGATCCCGAATTTCATATAAAGTCCGTGACTGGTGACTAGTGACTGGTGACTGGTGTTGATGACGCTCGGACGATTCCGCCGGTCACCAGTCACCAGTTACCAGTCACTGATCAAGATATTTCGTACCTGTAACTCTCTATCACCGTGTTGGCCAGGAGCTTCTCGCAGATCTCCTTGAGCTCCGCCTCGGCCTGCTCTTTGGGCATGTCGGCCAGCGAGACCTCGATGTACTTGCCCACGCGGACGCCGGAGACCGCCTTGTGGCCCATGCTGCCCAGCGTGTGGCGCACCGCCTCGCCCTGGGGGTCGTGCACGCCCTTCTTGAGCGTTACGTAAACTTTTGCCTGCATATCTGACCTCTCGATCCGTAACTCGTGACTGGCGTATTTAACCAGTCACCAGTCACCAGTCACTGTTTTTTAAACACCCTGTCGAATATCGTATCCACGTGCCGCAAATGTTGCTTCACGTCGAAGAGTTTCTTGAGGCCCGGCTCGCCGATCTTCTCCCTGATCGTGCTGTCTTCCATCAGCACTTCGAAGAAGGGCATGCGCTTCTCCCACGAAAGCATGGCTGCCGCCTGCACCGCCTTGTACGCCTCCTCGCGCGTGGCCCCCTCTCGAACCAGGGCGAGAAGGACATCCTGCGAGTTGTAGAGGCCCAGCGACATCTCCATGTTCGACTCCATCCTCTCCGGGTTCACGACGAGTTCCGAGAGGACCCGCGCGAGCCTGGCGAGCATGAAGTCCACGAGGATCGTGGAGTCCGGGGCGATCACGCGCTCGACCGAGGAGTGCGATATGTCGCGCTCGTGCCAGAGCGCCACGTCCTCGAGCGCCGCCATGGCGTTGGCGCGCACCACGCGCGCGAGCCCGGTGAGGTTCTCGCACAGCACCGGGTTCCGCTTGTGCGGCATCGCGGAGGATCCCTTCTGCCCCTTGCCGAACGGCTCTGCCGCCTCGCCGACCTCGGTGCGCTGCAGGTGGCGTATCTCGACCGCCACCTTCTCTATGGATGCGGCTATGCCCGCCAGCGTGCAGAAGTAATGGGCGTGCCGGTCGCGCTGCACGATCTGCGTGGAGACCGGAGCGGGCTTGAGCTCGAACGCCGCGCAGACCTCACTCTCCATCTCAGGGTCGATGTGGGCGAACGTGCCGACCGCGCCCGAGAGCTTGCCGACCGATATCGTATCGACCGCCTCGGCGAGCCTGCGCTCGTGCCTTCCGAACTCGTCGTACCAGACCGCGGCCTTCAGTCCGAAGGTGATCGGCTCCGCGTGTATGCCGTGGGAACGGCCCATCATCACGGTGTTTTTGTGGGCCATCGCGAGCTTTTTGATCTCGGCGCGCAGCTTTTCCATCCCCTTCGCTATGGCGAGGCCCGCGCCCCTGAGCTGGATTGCGAAGGCCGTGTCCAGAAGGTCCGATGAGGTCATGCCCATGTGGATGAAGCGGGAGTCAGGGCCCACCTTCTCGGCGACCGCGGTGAGAAACGCGATCACGTCGTGGTGCACCTCGGCCTCGATCTTGCCGATTCGATCCGTGTCGTACGATGCCAGCGACCTGATCGTCGCCATCGTCTCGGCCGGGATCGCGCCCCGGCGCGCCCACGCCTCGCAGACCGCGAGCTCGACCGCGAGCCACAGGTCAAAGCGCGCGCGATCGCTCCAGAGTGAGGACATCTCGGGCCTGGAATATCTCTCGATCATCCCACACGCTCCTTCGAAAGGACCGATAGCAGGAGGTGCTTACAACCCCCTGATATCATTTGCTTTTTTGCGCTACTTCGGAAGGAGGCGGCAATATAGCCCACGGGACCTCCGTATGCAACTCAAATTGCTGGAATCTTTGAGCTAATCTCTTGAAGAAAAATGGAATTCGAATACAATCCCGCGCTGATGATTTTCAACCCCTCAAAATCGCTCCGCATTGCGGCTGCGCTGGCGTTGGCTCTGGCCCTGATCTCCTTCCCGGCGGCAAAGGCAATGTCGCAGATGCCGGTGGAGCCGCTCTTCGAGGAAGAAATCCCGGAAGAGTCCGGCGCCGAAGATGAACAGATGCCGGACGAAGATGCGGAGGCTCCGGGGTACGGAATGGGGCAACCCGCCGCAAGGCCTTCCGTGCCGGAACTCGAGGATGTGATGCGCGGCTTCGAGCGCAGCGAGGCCGGCGCCGAGGAGAGGCGCTGGTCGGTGAAGATAAACGCCGCGGTCCGCGCCAACTACGTGTTCAACGACTCGGCGGACAGCTTCGTCATCAAATACACCTTCGAAGTCGAGGGAGACGCCAACGCAGACACCGCGGTGATCCGCGGGGACGCGAACATCACCGCCGACGTGGAGGGCAACCTTGCTCGCTGGCCCACCGGCCAGTGCAGCCTGGCGGTGAGCATCCCCAAGGTCCCGTTCGAGATCACCTTCCGCAAGGGCTCCGATGACAAGGGGAGCGTGGCGCTACAGTTCCG
This genomic interval from Pseudomonadota bacterium contains the following:
- a CDS encoding four helix bundle protein; translated protein: MLHEKLECYRRSVKLAEELSKEGARWPRGLGYLYDQLRRAMASVVLNTAEGNARKSAAERHRFFEIARASAVEVAACLDLACSFGLMPSMAALSLKSRLTEVSKMLWGLMRR
- a CDS encoding four helix bundle protein; translated protein: MNHEKLECYRQLVSMAEEVARRVTRWPRGHGDLVDQLRRAMTSAVLNLSEGNGKQKRGLDRRRFFRIALGSITEVAAALDLAHVFGLIQPDDLASLKSRLRLAYVQIRALP
- a CDS encoding amidophosphoribosyltransferase, with protein sequence MCGIVGVHNHSEASNIAYLSLYAEQHRGQESAGIVTSSRGRFLQHRAMGHVADCFTSEVIAELAGANAIGHVRYSTAGGSRIENAQPFVVNTGTGSMAIAHNGNLTNAVALRGELEKMGSIFQSTMDSEVIMHLIAREREGSLVERIVRALRRVQGAYSLVFLADNAMIAARDPSGFRPLALGQLGESYIAVSETCALDLIDATYLREVEPGEIVLFENGGMRSHKGILNGEGRKKQHCIFEYIYFARPDSHVFDRDVYPIRKGFGRQLAKEHPVEADVVVPVPDSGVPAAIGYSQESGIPFEMGLIRNHYVGRTFIEPKSEIRHFGVRIKLNSVKEVLKGKRVVVIDDSIVRGTTSMKIVKMIRRAGASQVHVRISSPPTAWPCFYGIDTPTRKELIAASQSVEEIREFITADSLGYLSHDGLYWFDKKGRREWFCDACFTGKYPVDLVDNPEVQAAARTFLDSQR
- the purL gene encoding phosphoribosylformylglycinamidine synthase subunit PurL encodes the protein MSDKITPEVVAEHGLSGDEYGRIREVLGRTPNITELGIFSVMWSEHCSYKSSRVYLRTLPTEGPRVLQGPGENAGIIDIGEGIAVAFKIESHNHPSFIEPYQGAATGVGGILRDVFTMGARPIANMNSLRFGAADDPRTPYLVRGVVAGIGGYGNTMGIPTVGGEVAFDECYSGNILVNAFTLGIMDASRIFLGKASGVGNPVIYVGSRTGRDGIHGATMASDEFDDASHEKRPTVQVGDPFTEKLLLEACLELMATDAIVGIQDMGAAGLTCSSFEMADRAGSGMELDLDRVPMRETAMTPYEIMLSESQERMLIVAKRGREDEVRKIFEKWDLDCAVVGRVTDDGKVTILKGGCRVAEIPVAPIVHQAPCYERPYREPGWQREVQRLDADAVPQPADISEAFVRLMTSPNLACKRWVWEQYDHMVMTNSVVLPGSDAALVRLKGTKKGIAISTDCQSRFCYLDPYAGAALAVAESARNVSCVGATPVAVTNCLNFGNPERPEIMWQFKQAVAGLGEACRQFGTPVTGGNVSFYNETKGEGIYPTPTIGMVGVIDDVDSHCTPWWKGEGDEIVLIGWHEPDLGGSEYLKVIHGMVAGRPPQLDFAREKAVQNAVRTLIRRGLARSAHDLSEGGIAAALAECSLTGREGVLGAQVELESGLRPDILLFGESAAAVLVSCDRKTLESVIAIAKELGAPAKRIGRVGGRALEIRGLLSVDVQDLHRRWSTALENLVGMK
- the purQ gene encoding phosphoribosylformylglycinamidine synthase subunit PurQ, producing MKFGIIVFPGSNCDHDCRHVVRDILGHEAEFLWHKERSLAGSHCVILPGGFSYGDYLRSGAMAACSPIMDSVKEFAASGGLVIGICNGFQILQEAGLLPGVMMRNDNLKFICRDVRVRVERTDTPFTCACRQGEVLRIPIAHMDGNFFADKREVSKMHRSQQIVLRYCDAEGDLSDEYNPNGSMEAVAGVVNEAGNVLGMMPHPERCSEGSLGNIDGLKVFKSIVEWASARR
- the purS gene encoding phosphoribosylformylglycinamidine synthase subunit PurS encodes the protein MQAKVYVTLKKGVHDPQGEAVRHTLGSMGHKAVSGVRVGKYIEVSLADMPKEQAEAELKEICEKLLANTVIESYRYEIS
- a CDS encoding adenylosuccinate lyase, with the protein product MIERYSRPEMSSLWSDRARFDLWLAVELAVCEAWARRGAIPAETMATIRSLASYDTDRIGKIEAEVHHDVIAFLTAVAEKVGPDSRFIHMGMTSSDLLDTAFAIQLRGAGLAIAKGMEKLRAEIKKLAMAHKNTVMMGRSHGIHAEPITFGLKAAVWYDEFGRHERRLAEAVDTISVGKLSGAVGTFAHIDPEMESEVCAAFELKPAPVSTQIVQRDRHAHYFCTLAGIAASIEKVAVEIRHLQRTEVGEAAEPFGKGQKGSSAMPHKRNPVLCENLTGLARVVRANAMAALEDVALWHERDISHSSVERVIAPDSTILVDFMLARLARVLSELVVNPERMESNMEMSLGLYNSQDVLLALVREGATREEAYKAVQAAAMLSWEKRMPFFEVLMEDSTIREKIGEPGLKKLFDVKQHLRHVDTIFDRVFKKQ